A part of Miscanthus floridulus cultivar M001 chromosome 6, ASM1932011v1, whole genome shotgun sequence genomic DNA contains:
- the LOC136460392 gene encoding uncharacterized protein, protein MRAELPSPGVRASCSMVPATSASTTSYAREVSSEEIGWTSASRALSRNSGRPWTRGTTEASAAFISASWATGFAMLTSASVVPGAPASAIAASVVPGAPAPAAVASAVLGVAASVASASEARGASTSVASATEGASAPFDSRASASRGGGAPSPWVVELGLTLSALSGAKVGTSAGRFWLKTRYLQGQHETEERMENAATLPKIRLPRAGLQPLRHGDPPLQRRWWR, encoded by the exons atgagggccgagcttccctcgcccggggtCAGAGCCAGCTGTTCCATGGTGCCGgccacctcggcgtcgaccacctcctacgcccgggaagtatcgtcggaggagatcggatggacctccgcctcccgggcgctctcccgcaacagcggcaggccttggaccaggggcaccaccgaggcctccgccgccttcatctccgcttCCTGGGCCACCGGCTTTGCCATGCTCacatcggcctcggtggtcccaggggctccggcctctgccatcgcggcctcggtggtcccgggggctccggccccCGCCGCTGTAGCCTCGGCGGTCCTGGGCGTcgcggcctccgtcgcctcagcctcggaggcccggggggcctcgacctcggtggcctcggcaactgagggcGCCTCGGCCCCATTTGACtcacgagcctcggcctcgcggggcggaggcgctccctccccc tgggtggtggagctggggctcaccttgagcgccttaagtggcGCCAAGGTGGGCACCTCCGCAGGACGCTTCTGGCTGAAGACGAGATACTTACAGGGTCAGCATGAGACCGAAGAACGAATGGAAAATGCTGCAACTCTGCCGaaaatacgcttacctcgagcggggctgcaaccgcttcggcacggcgaccctcctctacaaaggcggtggtggcggtag